In Anaerostipes hadrus ATCC 29173 = JCM 17467, a single genomic region encodes these proteins:
- the nudC gene encoding NAD(+) diphosphatase: protein MIQDIYPHKLNNQYHPDQKPDADSIILYFTQDGLLHRLLKKEDLEEMGQENLFSLDEMIYTGDGKKLARPTLLNEEHLFLSFPRLSDFVNDTHVTEKTLTYLFSVDDDNYFLLNEAPEEIPEDYEFNTVRELRNLQIGPKYRTFAAITGLHLYNWYRTNRFCGCCGHKTVHSSTERALKCPSCGHLIYPRIVPAVIVGVKNGDKILLTKYRKGFTPFALIAGFTEIGETLEETVAREVMEEAGIRVKNIQYYKSQPWGVVDDLLAGFYCEVDGDTEIHMDASELKLAEWKSRDEIELQPNDFSLTNEMMRAFKEGKF from the coding sequence ATGATACAAGATATTTATCCACATAAACTAAACAATCAATATCATCCAGATCAAAAACCAGATGCTGACAGCATTATTTTATATTTTACACAGGACGGTCTTCTTCATCGTTTATTAAAGAAAGAAGACTTAGAAGAAATGGGGCAGGAAAATCTATTTTCTCTGGATGAAATGATCTATACCGGTGATGGTAAGAAACTTGCAAGACCAACTCTTTTAAATGAGGAACATCTATTTTTATCATTCCCTAGATTGAGTGATTTTGTGAATGACACTCATGTTACAGAAAAAACTCTTACATATCTTTTCTCTGTGGATGATGACAACTACTTCTTATTAAATGAAGCTCCGGAAGAAATTCCTGAAGATTACGAATTCAATACCGTACGTGAACTTCGCAATTTACAGATTGGTCCAAAATACCGTACATTTGCGGCGATCACTGGTTTACATCTTTATAACTGGTACCGCACAAACCGTTTCTGTGGATGCTGTGGACACAAGACCGTTCATTCTTCCACAGAACGTGCTTTAAAATGCCCATCTTGCGGTCACTTGATCTATCCAAGAATCGTGCCTGCTGTGATCGTTGGTGTTAAAAATGGTGATAAGATCCTGCTTACAAAATACCGTAAAGGATTCACTCCATTTGCATTAATTGCTGGATTTACGGAAATTGGTGAAACTTTGGAAGAAACTGTTGCACGAGAGGTCATGGAAGAAGCTGGTATTCGTGTGAAGAATATTCAATATTATAAATCTCAGCCTTGGGGTGTTGTGGATGATCTGCTGGCTGGTTTTTATTGTGAGGTAGATGGAGATACAGAGATTCATATGGATGCTTCAGAATTGAAACTTGCTGAGTGGAAATCTCGTGATGAAATTGAATTGCAACCGAATGATTTTAGCTTGACGAATGAGATGATGCGGGCGTTTAAAGAAGGGAAGTTCTGA